The sequence below is a genomic window from Phycodurus eques isolate BA_2022a chromosome 6, UOR_Pequ_1.1, whole genome shotgun sequence.
ccaataacttcttaaacagctaacttataattccattgcaacatgctgccatttttttttgtcttgagtttgtcgtcacatttctgtcgtgccaattatatattacttgtgcactcactgtagtagtctcgcactactactactactactactactactacaactacgacattatcgcactactatccatccatccaaccaatttctaccgcttatccgaggtcgggtcacgggggcagtaggttTCAcaaggacgcccagactttactctccccagccacttcattcagctcttccggtgggatcccgaggcgttcccaggccagccgagagacgtagtctctccagcgtgtcctgggtcgtccccggggtctccttccggtgggacgtgcccagaacacctcaccagtaaggcgtccgggaggcatccgaatcagatgccccagccacctcatctggctcctctcaatgcggctctactctgagcccctcccggatgaccgagcttcccaccccatctctaagggagagcccggataccctgcgaaggaaactcatttcagctgcttgtatccgggatcatcatcatcatcatctttcagtttacaacccacagctcgtgacctgtagggtaggaacgtagatagaccggtaaattgagagcttcgcttttcggcttagctcgttctttaccacaacggaccgatacaaagtccgcatcactgaagacgctgcaccgatccgcctgccgatctcccgttccattcttccctcactcgtgaacaagaccccaagatacttgaactcctccacttggggcaggatctcatccccgacccggagagggcacgccacccttttccgcctgaggaccatggtctcagatttggaggtgctgattctcatcctagccacttcacactcagctgcgaaccgctccattGAGAATTGgaaatcacggcttgatgaagccgacatctgcaaaaagcagagatccaattctgaggccaccaaaccagaccccctctatgcctcggctgcgtccagaaattctgtccataaaagttatgaaccgaatcggtgacaaagggcagccttggcggagtccaaccctcaccgggaacgagtctgacttactatcggcaatgcggaccaaactctgacaccagttgtacagggaccgaacagcctgtattaGGGGGTTCAGTAcgccatactcccaaagcaccccccacaggactccccgagggacacggtcgaacgccttctccaagtccagaaaacatgcaccctcgaggaccctgcagtgggtgtagagctggtccacggttccacggccaggacgaaaaccacactcctcctcctgaatctgagattcgaatTCCAGACggactctcctctccagcaccccagaatagaccttaccagggaggctgaggagtgttcctgcagttggaacacaccctccggtcccctctcttaaaaagggggaccaccaccccagtctgccaatccagaggaaCTCTCCCTGATGTctacacgatgttgcagaggcgtgtcaaccaggacagccccacaacatccagaggctttaggaactccgggaaAATCTCTCCAGAGATAGgacagactctgcttcctcatgggaaggcgtctcggtggagttgaggaggtcttcgaagtattctccccaccgactcacaatgtcctgagtcgaggtcagcagcgcctcatctccactatacacagtgttgatggtgcattgcttccccctcctgagacgccggatggtggaccagaatttcctcaaagccgtccggatgtctttctccatggcctcaccgaactcctcacacgcccgagtttttgcttcagctaccaccaaagctgcattccgcttggccagccggtacccatcagctgcctcagaagTCCTACAGGCCTAAAAGGGCCGAAAGGACTCCTTCAGATTGACGgaatccctcaccgttggtgtccaccaacgggttcggggattgccgccacgacaagcaccaaccaccttacggccacagctccggtcggccgcctcagcaatggagttgcggaacacggtccactcggactcgatgtccccccgTCTACCCGGAATATGAGCAatgttctgtcggaggtgggagttgaaactccttctgacaggggattctgccagacgttcccagcagaccctcacgatatgtttgggcctgccagatgggaccggcatcttcccccaccatcggagccaactcttcaccagagtgtccaagacatgcggccgcaagtccgatgacacgaccacaaagtcgatcaccgaactgcgaccaagggtgtcctggtgccaagtgcacatgtggacatccttatgcttgaacatggtgttcgttatggacaatccgtgttTGTGGACGGCACGGTCGGAAACCAAAATTacaaggatgcctgcacatGGTGCTACATACGGTTGCGCACACgtcgtacaatcacaacaagggaactccGAACTTGGAATCACCTTTCATAGGTAGGGAAATATTTTTTGGCTCTTTTTTCAAAAGGGCTGCAATTTGGGTAAACctcttttatataaaaaaaaaaaaaaaaaaaaaaattttttcaacacttagttttattgacattgcagatttatttatttagagaaacatgctgccatccaagcaacgtctatttcatggacgcccctgctttttTCAATGCTACCGCCAGATGACAACcgaaagaaaatgaacaaagtGGCGCGCGTACCTGCCGGGATCCACTTGTGGCAGCGCTCACAGTAAAAGGCCAAGTTGTCGCAGGCCCACGCAGCATCTGTCTCCTCACCCAAGTCGCTGGCCAGGGAGTCGCCGCTCTGATCGTGCGACAGGTCCAACGAGACCTGGTCCTCGGACTCGACGATCAGGAGCGTCTCACCCTCTACCTCGCCCTCCTCCAGACCCTCAGAGGCGGAGGTGCACGCCGCCTCGTCCTCGCCACCGCCCAGCTCTCCGCCGCTGTCCATGACCTCGCCTGGAAGGAAGGACACCCGCACGGCGAGCCTGACGTCTTTGAGTCAGTGGGGCGCGTGGTCTCGAGGACAGAGCACCGCCTCCCTCTGCCGCCGCTCCTCTTCCAGGTGAGCGCTCAACTTGCTGTTCTCCTCCAGACGCCGCACGTTCTCCTTCTTCCGCTCCAGGCGCTCCAAATCTCTCAGGACGCCTTCGTGGAGAcgctgcgcgcacacacatagcCGGCCGCAACCAGTCAAAATGAGTCAAAACCATCTATCCGTTCTCTATGCCACAGATGCTTATTGGGCTCAAGGTTGCGCTGGAGTccttcccagctgactttgggtgaaaggcaagGTATGTCCTGGACCGGTCGCTGGTCACAGACAACCGGTCACAACTGGTCATAACCTGGAAAAGCCAGTTAAAACTAGACTTTCCATCAATCTGATCTGCTAGATCGGTTCggtaaatattttgcattttatgtagggatgtcctgatccaactttttcacttccgatccaatACTGATATTgtagccttgagttttggccgatgCCCATATCGGCCtgatccgatatcagcaatgATCATatatactttacttattttgaagcatggaatgttagaaaaggcttgatcaagtgatattacacaaacagagaacaaaaaatcatcatcaaaatcaacagtaggtatgaggaaaaactgacccaaTTTAATAAGTTACACCTGTAGGGAATGTTGCTTGACAAGTCACACACTTAGGAAAGAAGGCACGTTGATCCcacaacaaaatcaaaacaaaatcagcTCATGATTATAAATGAGATTGGCTAATGTATTTTGAAGGGTGAATTTATGGCAACGGCAGAAACAACtcgaaaaaaaacttttcagaaACATAAGTCGACATTCACATCGGTGAGGACGGTGGTTTTGGAAGCGCCACAACAAATAGGAAACTGAGCGAGTGGAAGGATGTCACCGCTGCTGCAGTTAACGGAATGAGTTCAACAGGGAGGACTGCAaggggggggagagaaaaggaaaagaaaaaaaataataataataataataaataaataaataaaggtccCACTTAAAGGTCacgtatttta
It includes:
- the LOC133403954 gene encoding protein PET117 homolog, mitochondrial, whose amino-acid sequence is MSRTSKAVLGLSVLLTVSTVTAVHLRQAWDRQRLHEGVLRDLERLERKKENVRRLEENSKLSAHLEEERRQREAVLCPRDHAPH